The Pocillopora verrucosa isolate sample1 chromosome 14, ASM3666991v2, whole genome shotgun sequence genome has a segment encoding these proteins:
- the LOC131787713 gene encoding transcription initiation factor TFIID subunit 7-like isoform X2 produces MSQVPSKSRSDGSELENQVILRVPQAYASPLRLAIQNGTLKDRLSIELQADFRHATVRFDGAALSAKLVDLPCVIESHKTVDNRSFYKTADICQMLVCCEDDNQTDDEDISPKKESKRFIWNHGITGPLKNVRKRRFRKTAKKKIVESPEVEKEVKRLLRTDLSASHVKDEEKQDESLVSDAELLNTSMPSPLSLTQTEEQDGGSEDEDRNELFAILQEASSDEEPEGDEDAADTQEDDADDLNVNVDIEDDTNELNVGKDNSKSEIHSAREKLNEIRATITEQETRVKEASNLFLKLRFEKVLEELKSKEKDQEQELLRLESQV; encoded by the exons ATGTCTCAGGTGCCCTCGAAGTCACGGAGTGACGGAAGCGAATTAGAAAACCAGGTTATTTTACGTGTTCCTCAG GCATATGCCTCTCCTCTGCGTCTTGCAATCCAAAACGGTACACTGAAGGATAGACTTTCAATTGAACTTCAAG CTGACTTCAGGCATGCAACAGTGAGATTTGATGGGGCAGCCCTATCAGCTAAA TTAGTAGATCTGCCATGTGTGATAGAATCCCACAAGACAGTGGACAATAGGAGCTTTTACAAGACAGCAGATATCTGTCAG ATGTTAGTTTGCTGTGAGGATGATAACCAAACAGATGATGAAGATATTTCTCCTAAGAAGGAGTCCAAGAGATTTATTTGGAATCATGGAA TTACTGGTCCACTGAAGAATGTACGCAAACGACGATTTCGAAAAACTGCTAAGAAAAAG aTTGTGGAGTCACCAGAAGTTGAAAAGGAGGTCAAGCGTTTGTTGAGGACTGATTTGAGTGCCTCTCATGTGA AAGATGAAGAGAAACAAGATGAAAG TCTTGTATCAGATGCTGAATTACTGAACACCTCAATGCCTTCACCTCTATCTTTAACACAAACTGAGGAGCAAGATGGAGGTAGTGAAGACGAGGATAGGAATGAACTGTTTGCCATTCTCCAAGAAGCAAGTAGTGATGAAGAGCCAGAAGGTGATGAGGATGCTGCTGATACACAGGAAGATGATGCAGATGATTTAAATGTTAATGTAGACATTGAAGATGATACAAATGAATTAAATG TAGGTAAAGACAATTCTAAGTCTGAGATACATTCTGCAAGAGAGAAGCTTAATGAGATCAGGGCAACTATAACAGAGCAGGAAACCAGGGTGAAAGAAGCCTCTAACTTATTTCTCAAG CTACGATTTGAGAAAGTTCTTGAAGAACTTAAGTCAAAGGAAAAGGATCAAGAGCAGGAG CTTCTTAGATTGGAGAGCCAAGTTTAG
- the LOC131787681 gene encoding uncharacterized protein isoform X1, whose amino-acid sequence MAFWSEAILSLVHKLNNFSRPGSCKSLCKPFLVDNVQVGYISPKVASYLKSYGDIFVMVPGTSGEISHVTLAPELKTFTERSQKVAEVMNSLRLKDVFSTLRGWRNEMYPVMASFDTKPSFMMERSATCLLGTVQYGVHVNGYFVDENGKMLMWIARRSSTKQTWPSKLDQIVAGGITCGEGIQETLIRECAEEASIPEELSKAASSAGCVSYFFEDERGLFPEVQFVCDLKLPRDFQPINSDGEVSEFYCWPMEKNLILLTLLLDLTAVFSNRQKMKEHVKGNHICNEGTPKCTYTRKIGEMAGKVTLESFS is encoded by the exons ATGGCCTTTTGGTCTGAAGCTATTCTAAGCCTTGTTCATAAACTGAATAACTTCTCTCGCCCAG GTTCCTGTAAGTCACTTTGCAAACCATTCCTTGTTGACAATGTCCAAGTGGGTTATATTTCACCAAAAGTTGCCAGTTATTTAAAGTCTTATGGTGACATATTTGTGATGGTTCCAGGAACTAGTGGTGAAATTAGTCATGTTACTTTGGCTCCAGAACTTAAGACTTTTACAGAACGAAGTCAAAAGGTTGCTGAGGTTATGAACAGTCTGAGATTAAAAGATGTGTTCAGCACTTTAAGAGGGTGGAGAAATgag ATGTACCCTGTAATGGCTTCCTTTGATACCAAACCAAGCTTTATGATGGAGAGGTCAGCAACTT GTTTGCTTGGAACTGTGCAGTATGGTGTTCATGTAAATGGATATTTCGTTGATGAAAATGGGAAAATGTTAATGTGGATAGCAAGAAGAAGTTCTACAAAACAAACCTGGCCTAGCAAACTTGATCAGATT GTGGCAGGAGGTATAACCTGTGGTGAAGGAATTCAGGAGACACTGATAAGGGAATGTGCTGAGGAAGCATCGATACCAGAAGAACTTTCAAAAGCAGCTTCCTCAGCTGGTTGTGTCAg ctACTTCTTTGAAGATGAGAGAGGATTGTTTCCTGAAGTCCAGTTTGTTTGTGATTTGAAACTCCCTCGtgactttcaaccaatcaaCAGTGATGGGGAAGTTAGTGAATTTTATTGCTGGCCTATGGAAAAG AACCTCATTTTGTTGACTTTGTTGTTGGATCTCACAGCAGTCTTCTCTAACAGGCAAAAAATGAAGGAACATGTAAAAGGGAACCATATTTGTAATGAAGGCACCCCCAAGTGTACATACACAAGGAAAATAGGAGAAATGGCAGGGAAAGTAACACTGGAGTCTTTTTCCTAA
- the LOC131787629 gene encoding tigger transposable element-derived protein 6-like yields MPLCWICKAETNYHCLSCQAYVCNRAECSVLAPEETLYWKAGFSVAFCLTCSHNTADESVEEEINQTEVSLTRKEEEVDAKSSTSQMKSQGGTKEKVQEKRKCLNLQQRVEMIVYAKDHPKEGYRKIAEKFGIGRTQAHKILKQRNEILALYERNSRPNQQKRVRSARYSKVNEVLLQWYVICRNLNIAVSGTMLQEEALLIAEKLGISGFAASNGWLESFKKQHNIHNMIKAGENGDLCEATIESWNEQVRQFIRGWKPEDVWNMDETGSFWRGLPEPSLTERGKRCSGGKQANERTTWAFFVNAAGGKEDPIVIGRYLKPHCFKNVNDSKRPYQCCYFANSKAWMTKEIMADVLSQLNETLIRKKRTILLFLDSAPCHSPTLAEKFSNIGINFLPSNTTSKTQPLEAGIIANWKVKYKKRLLRYVCSKVSQGESTGEIVKSIDISMAIQWGRQAWDEVSPETIQRCFKKTRLYPEGLVEEDDPFEGEDELQQLQELINRISSCDAGAFISAEDQLEVCLGIIESSDPNWRKSLRDQLLNEKKEESREVANSLADEKAPKIDERSSGGNKECDPELKQPAIRTISEAEKVAEQLTDFAYFNGHRELSLALSQVNHLIHEIKLQKPKS; encoded by the coding sequence ATGCCGCTTTGCTGGATTTGTAAAGCAGAGACAAATTATCACTGTTTAAGCTGCCAAGCGTATGTCTGTAACAGGGCAGAATGCTCTGTTTTGGCGCCTGAAGAAACGCTGTACTGGAAGGCTGGCTTTAGTGTAGCCTTTTGTTTGACATGTTCACATAACACCGCCGACGAAAGTGTTGAGGAAGAAATCAACCAAACAGAAGTCTCACTcacaagaaaagaagaagaagtagacGCTAAGTCAAGTACATCTCAAATGAAAAGTCAAGGTGGCACCAAAGAAAAAGTCCAGGAGAAGCGTAAATGCTTGAACTTACAGCAGAGAGTTGAGATGATAGTGTATGCGAAAGATCATCCAAAAGAGGGATACCGTAAAATTGCTGAAAAATTTGGCATTGGGAGAACACAAGCACataaaatcttaaaacaaagaaatgaaatactaGCATTATATGAAAGAAATTCTCGGCCAAATCAGCAAAAGAGGGTCCGTTCTGCGAGGTACTCAAAAGTCAATGAAGTACTACTGCAATGGTATGTCATCTGCAGAAACTTAAATATTGCTGTTTCAGGAACAATGCTTCAAGAGGAAGCTTTGTTGATTGCAGAAAAATTGGGCATTAGTGGCTTTGCTGCATCTAATGGGTGGCTAGAGTCATTCAAGAAACAGCACAATATTCACAATATGATCAAAGCAGGCGAGAATGGAGACCTTTGTGAGGCGACTATTGAAAGCTGGAATGAACAGGTCAGACAGTTCATCAGAGGATGGAAGCCAGAGGATGTGTGGAATATGGATGAGACAGGGAGCTTTTGGAGAGGATTACCTGAACCCAGCCTAACTGAAAGGGGGAAACGATGTAGTGGTGGAAAGCAAGCCAATGAGAGAACTACATGGGCATTTTTTGTTAATGCTGCTGGAGGAAAGGAAGACCCAATTGTGATTGGTAGATATTTGAAGCCACATTGTTTTAAGAATGTAAATGATTCTAAAAGACCTTATCAATGCTGCTATTTTGCAAACTCAAAAGCATGGATGACAAAAGAAATAATGGCTGATGTCTTGTCCCAACTTAATGAAACCTTGATTCGAAAGAAGAGAACTATCTTACTGTTCTTGGACAGTGCTCCATGCCACTCCCCTACCTTGGCTGAGAAGTTTTCGAACATTGGCATTAATTTCCTGCCTAGTAACACAACATCAAAGACTCAGCCCCTTGAGGCGGGTATAATTGCAAACTGGAAAGTGAAGTACAAAAAGCGGTTGCTTCGCTATGTGTGCTCCAAAGTGAGTCAAGGCGAAAGCACCGGCGAGATCGTCAAGTCCATAGATATCTCTATGGCCATCCAGTGGGGACGACAAGCTTGGGATGAGGTGTCTCCTGAAACAATCCAAAGATGTTTCAAGAAGACAAGGCTCTACCCAGAAGGACTCGTGGAGGAAGATGATCCTTTTGAAGGAGAAGATGAGCTGCAGCAGCTTCAAGAACTAATCAACAGGATCAGCTCTTGTGATGCTGGAGCATTTATCTCTGCAGAGGATCAACTCGAAGTATGCCTTGGTATCATTGAAAGCTCTGATCCAAACTGGAGGAAGTCATTACGTGATCAGCTGCTTAATGAGAAGAAGGAAGAAAGTAGGGAGGTTGCAAATAGCTTAGCAGATGAGAAAGCCCCTAAAATTGATGAAAGGTCTTCTGGGGGGAACAAAGAATGTGACCCTGAGTTGAAACAACCAGCTATTAGGACAATATCAGAGGCAGAGAAAGTGGCAGAGCAACTGACAGACTTTGCCTATTTTAATGGCCACCGGGAACTTTCTTTGGCATTAAGCCAAGTAAACCATTTGATCCATGAAATCAAACTGCAGAAACCAAAAAGCTAA
- the LOC131787681 gene encoding uncharacterized protein isoform X2: MAFWSEAILSLVHKLNNFSRPGSCKSLCKPFLVDNVQVGYISPKVASYLKSYGDIFVMVPGTSGEISHVTLAPELKTFTERSQKVAEVMNSLRLKDVFSTLRGWRNEMYPVMASFDTKPSFMMERSATCLLGTVQYGVHVNGYFVDENGKMLMWIARRSSTKQTWPSKLDQIVAGGITCGEGIQETLIRECAEEASIPEELSKAASSAGCVSYFFEDERGLFPEVQFVCDLKLPRDFQPINSDGEVSEFYCWPMEKVKEKIATDEFKPNCALVVLDFMVRHGFVTPDCEPHFVDFVVGSHSSLL, from the exons ATGGCCTTTTGGTCTGAAGCTATTCTAAGCCTTGTTCATAAACTGAATAACTTCTCTCGCCCAG GTTCCTGTAAGTCACTTTGCAAACCATTCCTTGTTGACAATGTCCAAGTGGGTTATATTTCACCAAAAGTTGCCAGTTATTTAAAGTCTTATGGTGACATATTTGTGATGGTTCCAGGAACTAGTGGTGAAATTAGTCATGTTACTTTGGCTCCAGAACTTAAGACTTTTACAGAACGAAGTCAAAAGGTTGCTGAGGTTATGAACAGTCTGAGATTAAAAGATGTGTTCAGCACTTTAAGAGGGTGGAGAAATgag ATGTACCCTGTAATGGCTTCCTTTGATACCAAACCAAGCTTTATGATGGAGAGGTCAGCAACTT GTTTGCTTGGAACTGTGCAGTATGGTGTTCATGTAAATGGATATTTCGTTGATGAAAATGGGAAAATGTTAATGTGGATAGCAAGAAGAAGTTCTACAAAACAAACCTGGCCTAGCAAACTTGATCAGATT GTGGCAGGAGGTATAACCTGTGGTGAAGGAATTCAGGAGACACTGATAAGGGAATGTGCTGAGGAAGCATCGATACCAGAAGAACTTTCAAAAGCAGCTTCCTCAGCTGGTTGTGTCAg ctACTTCTTTGAAGATGAGAGAGGATTGTTTCCTGAAGTCCAGTTTGTTTGTGATTTGAAACTCCCTCGtgactttcaaccaatcaaCAGTGATGGGGAAGTTAGTGAATTTTATTGCTGGCCTATGGAAAAG gtgAAGGAAAAAATAGCAACAGATGAATTTAAGCCTAACTGCGCTCTTGTAGTTCTTGACTTTATGGTCCGTCATGGCTTTGTTACACCAGACTGTG AACCTCATTTTGTTGACTTTGTTGTTGGATCTCACAGCAGTCTTCTCTAA
- the LOC131787713 gene encoding transcription initiation factor TFIID subunit 7-like isoform X1 produces MSQVPSKSRSDGSELENQVILRVPQAYASPLRLAIQNGTLKDRLSIELQADFRHATVRFDGAALSAKLVDLPCVIESHKTVDNRSFYKTADICQMLVCCEDDNQTDDEDISPKKESKRFIWNHGITGPLKNVRKRRFRKTAKKKIVESPEVEKEVKRLLRTDLSASHVSFEVLQDEEKQDESLVSDAELLNTSMPSPLSLTQTEEQDGGSEDEDRNELFAILQEASSDEEPEGDEDAADTQEDDADDLNVNVDIEDDTNELNVGKDNSKSEIHSAREKLNEIRATITEQETRVKEASNLFLKLRFEKVLEELKSKEKDQEQELLRLESQV; encoded by the exons ATGTCTCAGGTGCCCTCGAAGTCACGGAGTGACGGAAGCGAATTAGAAAACCAGGTTATTTTACGTGTTCCTCAG GCATATGCCTCTCCTCTGCGTCTTGCAATCCAAAACGGTACACTGAAGGATAGACTTTCAATTGAACTTCAAG CTGACTTCAGGCATGCAACAGTGAGATTTGATGGGGCAGCCCTATCAGCTAAA TTAGTAGATCTGCCATGTGTGATAGAATCCCACAAGACAGTGGACAATAGGAGCTTTTACAAGACAGCAGATATCTGTCAG ATGTTAGTTTGCTGTGAGGATGATAACCAAACAGATGATGAAGATATTTCTCCTAAGAAGGAGTCCAAGAGATTTATTTGGAATCATGGAA TTACTGGTCCACTGAAGAATGTACGCAAACGACGATTTCGAAAAACTGCTAAGAAAAAG aTTGTGGAGTCACCAGAAGTTGAAAAGGAGGTCAAGCGTTTGTTGAGGACTGATTTGAGTGCCTCTCATGTGA GTTTTGAGGTCTTACAAGATGAAGAGAAACAAGATGAAAG TCTTGTATCAGATGCTGAATTACTGAACACCTCAATGCCTTCACCTCTATCTTTAACACAAACTGAGGAGCAAGATGGAGGTAGTGAAGACGAGGATAGGAATGAACTGTTTGCCATTCTCCAAGAAGCAAGTAGTGATGAAGAGCCAGAAGGTGATGAGGATGCTGCTGATACACAGGAAGATGATGCAGATGATTTAAATGTTAATGTAGACATTGAAGATGATACAAATGAATTAAATG TAGGTAAAGACAATTCTAAGTCTGAGATACATTCTGCAAGAGAGAAGCTTAATGAGATCAGGGCAACTATAACAGAGCAGGAAACCAGGGTGAAAGAAGCCTCTAACTTATTTCTCAAG CTACGATTTGAGAAAGTTCTTGAAGAACTTAAGTCAAAGGAAAAGGATCAAGAGCAGGAG CTTCTTAGATTGGAGAGCCAAGTTTAG
- the LOC131787630 gene encoding protein POLR1D, whose protein sequence is MIQCSYMDNEELERLAQQELLLEAKRAKSRAEEVGPVGWQRCPLPVTNKRFLHNVLASTLEPKKKKSRKTETYKTKKKEKSLKLVQKERYKKRPSKDEKKSSKDGHKPHKDKLKQKRPNL, encoded by the exons ATGATACAGTGTAGCTATATGGATAACGAGGAGTTAGAAAG GCTTGCCCAACAAGAACTTTTGCTGGAAGCAAAAAGAGCCAAATCAAGAGCAGAAGAAGTAGGACCTGTGGGATG GCAGAGATGCCCTCTTCCAGTAACCAACAAGAGGTTTCTACACAATGTATTAGCAAGTACACTGgaaccaaagaaaaagaaatccaGAAAAACAG AAACctataaaaccaaaaaaaaggaaaaaagtctgAAGCTAGTACAGAAggaaagatacaaaaaaaggcCAAGCAAGGATGAGAAAAAATCCAGTAAAGATGGACATAAACCCCACAAGgacaaattaaagcaaaaacgTCCCAACttgtga